The genomic window TTATACCAtagataatatacttttttaattttaattatcctATCATcaccttaaaatattattcattttgagtTGCCGTTGAGGTGGTTCAATTCCTCCAGAATGAGGATGAGCCATATCCACATAAACAAGATCCGTTAAATAAAGTCCTAGATATGGTATACAATCTCTATGCCTCAAAGCGGTAGTATTCATATGATCTCTTAATTTCGAAAAATTATCTCTTTCCGAAAAAAGATCAACGAGTTTATCAAAAGAGGTTTTATCCCTTCGAGTCAAACAATTCCATGTCTTGTTGAGTCGATAGATGGGAGCACTTTGTAAGGCTGATAAAACAGCGAACTCAGAATGAAGATTATTTAATTCGTGAAGTTTTTTAGCCAGGCGAATAAAATGTGAGAGGACTTCAGCACGGGTTTTAGGAGTCTCATAACGTAATATCTCTTGAACTGTCCAGAAAGAGACATGGTTAAAACGAAGAGTAAATGCTACAACATTTGGAGCCACGCTGtgcttgttttttttggtcCAAGAGCAAGAAGAAAGCTCTTCTGGAGCAATAGCATTAAATACTGGAGCATctgaaataataagaaaatacatttacatttatacatacTAATTTTGCTTTCCTTAATAAATAGCCTTCATTATATGAACAtctatgataaaataaaaaattggattgCAGTCAAATGGCCTGCTAcaatcattttatacaaaatatgtaattcatacttttataacaaattaaaaactttttagcaTTGATATTGAAAGAGGGAGGAGACAACGGTTCTTCCGTTGGACGGATCATAcgcattatattaaaaataagttctcTTTGAAGCAATATATTACTACTTATGATAAGACGGGGAatgaatcttttattattactaaaagtCGTATATTGAATTGTTGAAATTaagtcttattatttttgttgaaaaatatgacaaaatgtaaaaaaaaagaaaaaagaaatgggGACAAAATGTTGATTCTGACCTCCAGGCGAATCTGCAGTGAGTGAGGGAGGAAATACATGACTGCAGGGGGTTCAGATTCGAGATTTCTAAAGAGAATATACATGACATGATGATCGTACTACTACTACCTAATAGCGTTAATTGAGAGGCAAGTGCTTCCGGAGGTATTTTAAGAGGATCGACAGGCCTCAAGGTGCCGCCCTTAATCCTTGGACCAGTGTTGTAGGAGTAGGAAGTGGCCTCTGCTGAAGCCTCCAGAGTTTGTAGATTCGGAGCAGTGAGTCTGGAGCAAAGGCTTTTGGATCGTGACTCACTCTCATTGGAGGAGGAATGTCGGGGGAAGGAGGAGTAGCGGGGGGCACGGTCTCGATTTAGAACCAAAGAAGGAGAGTTGAGAGCAGTCATGATGAGGAGGCGAGGCAGCTCTTTCTTCTTAGGATCAGGCGCTCAGGAGAGAAGGCTTGCGTTTATTAACAACTATGTCGAGAGGAGTTCCATTCATAAGGATTCCAAACAAGGCACTCCTTTTTGTCTCTAACAGCCTCAACAACAACGACAAGCAAGTCAACAACCAACTCGAAATCCCCAACAAGAAAAAACCCTAACTCCTAACTTAAGTCTTCTTATTCATTCGCGTTACAGAAGTGAGAATCGACTCTAAATAAActatgaactcttttttgtttttttgttttctgctAAAACTTCTTCTTGTTCAGCAGCATATTATTAATTCTTTCaagagaagaaatataaagGGAGCTGAGAGGgggagaaagaaagaaaaacgtAAAGAGAGCGAGCGAGCGAGAGACAAACATGTACTACTACTACTCGCACAGTGCCGCGTGgtcaataatttctaaaatgtaGCTGTCAGGGCgatactttttttgtccgctagaagTGTTGACTAAACCTCCATAACTGACTACGCAGGCTCCAtaaattcatctttttaaaagtcaactctgcaaagggaagaaaaagttgcatacggCATAAGGAAAAATGACAGAGTGACGTCTCTGTTgtatcataaaaagcgacatcttgcgtggtaaaaatatgtatctacgACCGTCCATGTTCCTATGGACCATGTATCTCCTCAAACTAAAAGGCGCGTTTCGGTAAGCTTCTGTTTTAGCTTAATACAGTACATCCGTACAATTTGAATTAAGGGAAGATCCAAGGAGGAAAGAgaactaaagaataaaataatatcaaccaAACAGTAGGGAAATCTGCAGGCTGCGTATTATTTATTAgtgctttatgaataaatacagTATAGCCGcccatatataatttataatatatatataataataatataacctcACATTTCTGCTTTAAAAGTTATAagttacttatttataagaataatcaaTAActcttaaacattaaatattaactacCCATTATATGAGTAGTTCAAAAGTCTGATAATATTTCTTATCCATATTGTTTCTCTTATTGGctcctaataatttaatttttgagggataaagatatttttataatattatgtgaaTAGAAATAACAACTagcaaaactcgtaaattggtactcgagttttataagtaaataaaaaaagagttaaaaaaaacaaaactcgtCTCGTGGGCATAAAAAGCTGAGTATTACTCGAAACTCTTAAAAATtgagattcttttttttttcgagcctattataaaatgtaaatcttCCTAGACTTTGCTCcttctttgcaaaatttagaatttatgttttccaaGGGAAGAAATTGTGTTGATTTATCTACATTGTACTCATAATAATCCCagttcttcttaaaaataatctttgtttgatttttttagactagCGGGAGTACTCgacattgcttggaattacttagacgtttaaattttctataaattattattaatgagtgTCACAAATTTGTTACAAGTTACAACAagactatagtaaaatattgatttattgactatataaactgttgaattaaCCTTGTGACCAcgattaaaataagttaaacttaattttagattaatctatgaaacataaattatgaaaaaaaaattgtatgatcATCAGtaccttatattaaatatattatagtccTCCTGGTATACTAGTAGTATTGTTATTATAAgatcattttatatgtacatatataatatattcagttACAGATACTCTAGAGAActacacaaattttaaaatggcaagtttcaattttactttaaaaatatgacatttttgacAGACCAGTTTTTTGGGGAGCAAAAAGTGTTAGAGTGTTCAGGCAAGTAGCGAGTAACGAGTAAAGCTCGTAATtcctcgattttttttaaaactcgaaaatactcatgtaGTAAAATTCAGCTTGCGGCAAAtcactaatttatataatctcACATGGAGCCACAGTTGAGAACCACTGCCTTAGACTAACCGTCCTCTTTGTACTTTTCGTCCGGGACTCCATTGATCGAGATTATTATAGTTAGAGtgcctattaaataattattttctatcagTATAATTTCGTTCCATCATCCTGCTTTTGTACTATCTATCATTATTTTAGATACTGTAAAGCCATTGAGCTTTTAATCGGGGTCGGATCCATTGGTGTCATCTTTTTTTGGTAATCAAAATAATGCCCATATTATTAACTTACAACGGCTATACTTAACACtgtaataactttatttttctactttttattagcataatatcaatatattacatTACTACTATTTTTTGGATTGAGAATTTCAGTGGGTGGTGAACATTGgatttctatgatttttttaaggtagTCAATTTAGGACATAACTTCATTCCATGACATGAATACATAAGTTCATTTTCTACTAGTATGtactttcattataaaattaacatataatacACTAGGGGCGCAGATAAGATTTATAAATTTcgtccataatatatatacactagATGATTAAGATGTGCTCGATTATTTATGGTTTCCCTATTTTTTCTAACATAACATACCaaaattatctttgataaaaaaagggaatCGCAAATCCTGACAGGGGCGTGGTAGGaagacaacttgcctttctggccgaagaaaatgtggccccccTACTCAGCAGATgacaacccattggacttcactttttggttGCATGACGAGTCTAAGGCCTTCCCTggctgcctggaagccattattgctgccaaggggggcttcatcgatgattagggtagccaagacatcattttagttatttttattttattgacataccctattataactggttctagattgaaagtgtaaatattttttcgtcgcaccggtatatatataatcctacggacgcccctgattgaACACATCTTTGACCCTTAGAATGATTAAAGGGAAGgtgtaaacattttttagtcACAAAccaaatattctaaaatataataagtacaaGTTCTGACTCATAACGGTACAAGATACCTACAAATGGCCaagtttgatacaaaaaaaccattttaacaAACTAAAATGACTTTCACCGTAACAAAAATAGATCAATAGGCTCCAAATTTACAAGTAagttattttgattgtttttagtagaaaaaaaacatggcGGGAGGATCAATTGTTACAAGAAATATCAGGTTTGAGGACGTAGCttgacaaatttaataatattcttcaaaattatgaagaatCATGTATCGCTAAAATCGACGTGTATTctgcaaataatataatattatgaattgcAACAGAAATTAATTACTCcatattaggttttttttttttttggtatcaacAATTAACTACAGGATCTATCTTATTACAAGCGAGAATTAAAGAGAAATAGCATTTGAGGAAATTAGTGCTAATTTTTTGCTGTAACAGCGATTAACAATTAATGAGGGAGGCGTAGATCCAATTATATGTTTACaaaattgtaagaaatatgtatacatattcatGAAACATCTTAATTGTCTTCAAATAGTTTAAAACGTTTGTAAAAAGATATTTCTAGGTCAAGTCAAGTCACGTTATCACGTGGTGTATCTATCGTAAATAACCTTCAAATTCATTGTATAATAATTGTTAGGAAGCAcgcaaacttttttattttcccctaCTCATCAATAAAATTGAACAGTATTAACTTTTAGTTGATGTCTCATATATTCATAATAGGATTCATTTacacttaaattataaatacgaTGAAGCTCCTATAAAAATGATTCCATAGAACAATTTAATCCATAACGATTTGTTGCTCCTTAAccaaaaattcaacaatttctTCTTCCATTTCTGCATTTTCGGCTTCAATCTTATCCGTATCCATACCATTTCTAAGTTCAAGACGTTGAGCATGCATTTCAATGTATTCTTCCATTTTAGCTGAGCGATACTCTTCATATTCTTTATACTTCGCTTGTCGTTTTTCCATGAGCTCCTTAGAAGCAGTGCTCATTCTTGTACGGTCCTTAGCATCAAAGACAACagaatactttttcaaattctttttgaCTTCCGATATTTTTTCCGAGCTGAGAAGCGTAGGTGGTCGAGGTCTCCAACAAAGTTGATAGAATTGATCCATGGAAAACCGTTTAAGGATCTTTCCTTGGAATGACCAAAGCCAATAACCATTGTCAACTTTGTGACACCAGTAGGATACGCCAGTCATAATATACCTTCCAGTAGGATCCCACTCGATATCCGTGCACATGAAATGATCTCCACTGTTCATGCTAGTAAAATCAGACGTATCGACGAATTCCATCACTCCGTTTAAGCTTCTAAGACCAGCAATGACTACGAATTGGCCCGTAGGGCTCCAAAACAGATGGTTTACACTtttcctttcatattttttgagtaaaacaGGAGTGGACTTGACTCCATAAAAGCTTACATTCATGTTGGATTGTTCACCATGAATGATAGCTAACTTGTCACCGACAGGCTCCCAGGCAACAGCAGAAACCGTCTCTTTGATCTCGATACCATCAACAGGGATTTGTTTTTCACGCATGTGGaaaatttcaaagttataaTAGATTCCAGCATATTTATGACCCTTTTCCTTTCTTAATTTGGAGTAGCGGTCAACCATCACGCATAAGTAGTCTCCAGATTTTTGCCAATGCATTTGGCAATTTGCAAcgttaaatagatttttaacaCGGATTTCTTTACGAGAAGGAATCTCAATAAGAGTAACTCGAGCAGGAACATCCTTATCTTCAGCAACCCAATAACCTAAAATATTATCTGTTGGAGACCAAGAGAACTTCATCATCCCAGGAACTTTGATTGATTTCTTGTCTAATAGACCACATGAGGGTGTCTCATATACACTCAAAACCCCTTCTGATATCCTAGCAAAATATTTATCGTTATGCGACCAAAGGAAAATTGGCCAATCATTCAAAACACTGGCATCAACATTAAATATTCTCTTATTCGTTCGTGTACGAGTTTCCCATATGACAATGCATGGTTCAGTGCCCATTACAGCCCTAGCGTTAAACGTAACTAAGTAATTCTCATTTGGAGAAAAGTCAATATATTGCACACCCCGATGGGAGAAGCGAGCAATTTGATGAAAGTCCTCTCCTCCCCAAAGCGCCACACCCTTAGAGTGAAGCGTGGCCAAATATGTACCCAGTGGACTCCATTTGATAAAGGACTCTGTCCATCGAGTACGAGTATGAAGAGTCTTTGCCTCCGGAACAGTGTTGCTAATAACAGATACAATTTTGCCTCCATCAGAAACGACAGAGAATTGATCACAAGCATCTTGGTCCAAGAGCCATGACTTAAGATTTCCTTGATCTTGATATGGCTCAGGCTTGGGCTCTTCCCACTCTTCAGGGATAGTTTCATACTTGACGAAGTCGGAGAAGAGATTCACAAGGAATGTGTGAGATTTATCCAGGCAAGTTCCGTCCGTGGCTTGAACAGCCTCCACTGCAGACTCATGATTGTCAAACTCAAGGAAAACGTAGCCCTTCGTCTCGTTCTTGCTCCCCAAAGGATAGTGCTCATTGATCACATTCCCAAACTTGGAGTACAACTTGCGAATTATGTTCTTCAGCTTATCGTGCCGATCAGGAGCGATACAAGGGATTCCATCCACAACGATCACAGAGTCGAAACCGTCAGACTCCTTAGGCTTTTGATCCCAAATATCTTCCAAGAGCTCCTCATCACAGATATCATCACTATAATCTTCAGGATCCGAAAAGTCAGGCTCTTCTCCATAATCTCCATCAGACATATAATCGAAATCTCGGTCTCGACGATCAATATCCCCGTCCATGATGCTATTCCCTCTTTtagaatttcaatttattttatattactaaatCAAAATACCAGGCACAATTCACAAGATGTGTTGTAAAGAGAAAGAGGCTTTAGTTAACCGGAAGAGACTACCCTTCAGAGGTTTAgtgattcttaaaatatttattaacccTATTCGAAATCATTGAGTTCGAACCAGTTATTTTAACAATTGAGCGAGGCACATCGTGTGACCAGCAGTTACTGATGAAAAGATCAAATTAGCTAGAATAATGCTAGTTTTTATCCATCTGGTGTGTACAATGTACGGGATGTTTGAATAGCATCGTCACTTATTACTAAGGGTGATCAAAAAATTATCGTATGTAGCCATAGAGTGGATCGAGTCGAgttctaaaaatacatacacaaatctaaagaataaatataacttttaaaaacgTAGAACAATTGATGTCCGGACATATAGCGTAAAATTGGTACATTTAATTAACTTGCATTATATTAATGCTATACCAATTACTAGTAAAAATCTCGAACAAAGCTTCTCATATCAATGTACTCTCTAACAAAGATTCCAGGTATTCATCCAAagtatacttaattaattacttatctaCCATgagactaaattatattttgaattcccCCCTCTCATTATCAAATGCAAAAAGTTTTCTTCTTGGATTTTGTCTATGATGATGTGACgatgtattattttaacaaattatacagAAAGAAAGATTAGAAACTAAAATGTGAACTTAgaattattatgatattaacTCATTATGAATCTGTTAAGATTTATGAAGggatgaaatgattttttctttattactgATCGCAGAGCCGGAATGCTGTGAATGGTCCTGGAATTTAGAGTTGTTTAATTAATCTAGCGGAATATATatccttaataaaaaattctgtTAGATCTTGACTAATAGAATGCAATAACGAGTATAATTTAGTCTCCTAACTCTTAAA from Lepeophtheirus salmonis chromosome 1, UVic_Lsal_1.4, whole genome shotgun sequence includes these protein-coding regions:
- the eIF3b gene encoding eukaryotic translation initiation factor 3 subunit B; amino-acid sequence: MDGDIDRRDRDFDYMSDGDYGEEPDFSDPEDYSDDICDEELLEDIWDQKPKESDGFDSVIVVDGIPCIAPDRHDKLKNIIRKLYSKFGNVINEHYPLGSKNETKGYVFLEFDNHESAVEAVQATDGTCLDKSHTFLVNLFSDFVKYETIPEEWEEPKPEPYQDQGNLKSWLLDQDACDQFSVVSDGGKIVSVISNTVPEAKTLHTRTRWTESFIKWSPLGTYLATLHSKGVALWGGEDFHQIARFSHRGVQYIDFSPNENYLVTFNARAVMGTEPCIVIWETRTRTNKRIFNVDASVLNDWPIFLWSHNDKYFARISEGVLSVYETPSCGLLDKKSIKVPGMMKFSWSPTDNILGYWVAEDKDVPARVTLIEIPSRKEIRVKNLFNVANCQMHWQKSGDYLCVMVDRYSKLRKEKGHKYAGIYYNFEIFHMREKQIPVDGIEIKETVSAVAWEPVGDKLAIIHGEQSNMNVSFYGVKSTPVLLKKYERKSVNHLFWSPTGQFVVIAGLRSLNGVMEFVDTSDFTSMNSGDHFMCTDIEWDPTGRYIMTGVSYWCHKVDNGYWLWSFQGKILKRFSMDQFYQLCWRPRPPTLLSSEKISEVKKNLKKYSVVFDAKDRTRMSTASKELMEKRQAKYKEYEEYRSAKMEEYIEMHAQRLELRNGMDTDKIEAENAEMEEEIVEFLVKEQQIVMD